In Candidatus Berkelbacteria bacterium, the following are encoded in one genomic region:
- the rpsI gene encoding 30S ribosomal protein S9 codes for MPKTDDLFTGVGRRKSAVAQTRIHSGRGTLTVNGKEKPWPRKVTQIFELVGRIGELDAEVIVRGGGITGQKDAIALGIARALVELNPDFRSTLRKAGYLTRDARITERKKPGLKKARRAPQWAKR; via the coding sequence ATGCCTAAAACTGACGACCTTTTTACTGGAGTAGGCCGAAGAAAATCTGCAGTTGCTCAAACCAGAATTCATTCTGGTCGCGGAACTTTAACCGTCAATGGCAAGGAAAAGCCTTGGCCACGTAAAGTAACTCAAATTTTTGAACTCGTAGGACGTATTGGCGAGCTCGACGCCGAAGTTATTGTTCGCGGCGGGGGAATTACTGGCCAGAAAGATGCGATTGCTCTAGGTATTGCCAGAGCCTTAGTCGAATTAAACCCAGACTTCCGCTCAACTCTTCGCAAAGCTGGCTATTTAACTCGTGATGCTCGTATTACTGAGCGTAAGAAACCTGGTTTGAAAAAAGCTCGACGCGCCCCACAGTGGGCAAAGCGTTAA
- a CDS encoding type Z 30S ribosomal protein S14, which yields MASKRFTTRKPSKFKVRHVNRCALCGRNRGYLRAFDICRICFRERASKGEIPGVRKASW from the coding sequence ATGGCAAGCAAACGATTCACCACCAGGAAACCATCGAAGTTCAAGGTTAGACACGTTAACCGCTGTGCTTTGTGTGGCCGAAATCGCGGTTATTTGCGGGCTTTTGATATCTGTCGCATCTGTTTTCGTGAACGTGCCTCTAAGGGTGAAATTCCTGGTGTCAGAAAGGCTTCTTGGTAA
- the rplF gene encoding 50S ribosomal protein L6: MSRVGIRPIPVTEGVNVELTPTKLTARGSLGVLEVNLPHGVIVTQKENQILVNRISDAKPHKALHGTIRNLIRNAIVGVSAGFEKRLELVGIGYRAAIEGPELVLQVGFTHSVKMPVPEGLQVKIEKNIISISGADKQKLGQFCAEIRAVRPPEPYKGKGIRYQGEQVRMKQGKAVKAGA, translated from the coding sequence ATGTCACGAGTCGGAATTCGTCCTATACCAGTAACAGAGGGTGTCAACGTCGAGTTAACTCCAACCAAGCTTACCGCACGCGGGAGTTTAGGCGTGCTTGAAGTAAATTTGCCGCACGGTGTCATTGTTACGCAGAAAGAGAACCAAATTTTGGTTAACCGAATTAGCGACGCTAAGCCGCACAAAGCATTGCACGGCACGATCCGCAATTTAATCCGTAACGCTATCGTTGGGGTCTCAGCCGGTTTCGAGAAACGTCTTGAGCTGGTTGGTATCGGTTATAGGGCTGCTATAGAAGGGCCGGAGCTAGTTTTACAAGTAGGCTTCACCCATTCAGTAAAAATGCCCGTTCCAGAGGGTCTCCAGGTCAAAATTGAAAAAAATATCATCAGTATTTCCGGAGCCGATAAGCAAAAACTCGGTCAATTCTGCGCTGAAATTCGCGCCGTCAGGCCGCCGGAGCCATATAAAGGCAAAGGTATCCGCTACCAGGGCGAACAGGTACGTATGAAACAAGGTAAAGCCGTAAAGGCGGGAGCGTAA
- a CDS encoding 50S ribosomal protein L18 — protein MTALERRMRIKTKLRHTVVGDAKRPRLTVFRSLNQVYAQLIDDATGKTLVAANSLKSSGSLSLKAKAVGTEIAKLAKDAKISTAVFDRAGFAYSGAVKALCEAAREAGLKI, from the coding sequence ATGACTGCCCTTGAACGCAGAATGCGCATCAAAACCAAACTCCGACACACTGTTGTTGGTGACGCTAAGCGCCCACGCTTAACAGTTTTTCGTAGTTTGAATCAGGTTTATGCCCAGTTAATTGATGACGCAACTGGAAAAACTCTCGTCGCCGCCAATTCGTTAAAATCTAGCGGCAGCCTCAGTCTGAAAGCCAAAGCTGTCGGTACCGAAATAGCAAAACTCGCCAAGGATGCCAAAATCAGTACGGCAGTCTTCGATCGTGCTGGTTTTGCTTATTCAGGAGCAGTTAAAGCACTTTGTGAAGCAGCGCGCGAGGCAGGATTAAAGATTTAA
- the rplO gene encoding 50S ribosomal protein L15, translating into MSLTELFKGEHHKKAKRVGRGISAGGGKTAGRGTKGQKSRTGSNSKISPWFEGGQTPLWRKMPKVRGFRHKVKRPYVLTTDLVNRFYKEGEVVSPATIVEKNIARKTELTSGVKLIKGQDLKVTVTFDSIKVSKSLQKS; encoded by the coding sequence ATGAGCCTAACTGAACTCTTTAAAGGCGAGCATCACAAAAAGGCTAAACGGGTTGGACGTGGCATTTCCGCTGGCGGCGGTAAAACTGCTGGTCGTGGTACGAAAGGACAGAAATCTCGTACTGGTTCTAACTCCAAAATAAGCCCGTGGTTTGAAGGTGGTCAAACGCCGCTATGGCGAAAAATGCCAAAAGTCAGAGGTTTTCGCCACAAGGTCAAACGGCCGTACGTCTTAACTACCGACCTGGTAAACCGTTTCTATAAAGAAGGGGAAGTTGTTTCCCCGGCGACGATTGTTGAGAAGAATATCGCTCGCAAAACCGAACTTACAAGCGGCGTTAAGCTTATCAAGGGTCAAGACCTGAAGGTTACCGTCACGTTTGATTCAATTAAAGTTTCAAAGTCCCTACAAAAATCATGA
- the secY gene encoding preprotein translocase subunit SecY — MWETILQVFKSRDLRNKIFFTLFILALVRVIAHIPLPQIDREQLSQFLGQSENQIFGVLSLFTGGALSQLSIDLLGVGPYITGSIIVQLLTKAIPAWDAMSKEGGSEREKLNQYSRYLTVPLAVVQGYGMIALLKSQNVLTNIGGQEMFLILLALTVTSVFVMWLGELISEKGIGNGISLIIALGIVAGLPQQLVNTANTFESGAVISVLIFAAIALLTIAVIIFINEAERKIPVTYAKRSAGPIGGLGSPVDSYLPLRVNTAGVVPIIFALSFLTFPAVAARFLSTAKSESLVDFSNKVTAFVGNDTYYAIMYAVLVFVFTFFYTYIIIEPKQLAENLQKQSGFIPGVRPGTETAQFLKYTISRITVIGAIFLAVIAVLPTILQGTLNMPSLVIGGTSVLIVVSVVIDTSRQLAGQISLRRYDTV; from the coding sequence ATGTGGGAAACAATTCTTCAGGTTTTTAAGAGCCGGGATCTACGCAACAAAATCTTCTTCACGCTCTTTATACTTGCTTTAGTCAGAGTTATCGCTCATATTCCGCTTCCCCAGATCGATCGTGAGCAACTGTCACAATTCCTTGGTCAATCTGAGAACCAAATATTTGGTGTACTTAGCTTGTTTACCGGGGGTGCGTTGTCGCAGCTTTCGATCGACCTACTAGGCGTTGGGCCGTATATTACCGGCTCGATCATCGTTCAGCTTCTAACTAAGGCCATACCTGCCTGGGACGCGATGAGCAAAGAGGGCGGTTCTGAGCGGGAAAAGCTGAACCAATACAGTCGTTATTTGACCGTTCCGCTAGCTGTAGTACAAGGCTACGGCATGATCGCCCTGCTGAAGAGCCAGAACGTGCTTACCAATATCGGTGGACAAGAGATGTTTCTAATTCTGCTTGCCTTAACTGTTACCAGTGTCTTCGTGATGTGGTTAGGCGAATTAATCTCGGAGAAGGGGATAGGGAACGGCATTTCGTTAATTATTGCCCTTGGGATCGTTGCTGGCTTGCCGCAACAGCTTGTGAATACCGCCAATACTTTTGAGTCGGGCGCTGTCATAAGCGTGCTTATTTTCGCCGCCATCGCTCTACTTACCATCGCGGTTATTATCTTCATCAATGAAGCCGAACGGAAAATTCCGGTTACCTACGCCAAGCGTTCAGCCGGTCCGATCGGCGGTTTAGGTTCGCCGGTGGATAGCTACTTGCCGCTTCGAGTCAACACGGCTGGCGTCGTACCGATTATTTTTGCTTTAAGTTTTCTAACCTTCCCCGCTGTCGCTGCCCGATTCTTAAGTACGGCCAAATCGGAGTCTTTGGTCGATTTTTCGAATAAAGTTACCGCATTTGTTGGTAACGACACGTACTACGCGATTATGTACGCTGTGCTGGTTTTTGTTTTCACCTTTTTCTACACGTATATCATTATCGAGCCTAAACAACTGGCAGAAAATTTGCAGAAACAGAGTGGATTTATTCCAGGAGTTAGGCCCGGAACAGAAACCGCACAGTTCCTGAAATATACGATTAGTCGAATTACAGTCATTGGCGCTATTTTCTTAGCAGTGATTGCTGTGCTGCCGACTATACTGCAAGGCACGCTAAATATGCCGTCGCTGGTGATTGGCGGCACTAGCGTCTTAATCGTGGTTTCAGTTGTGATCGACACCAGTCGTCAGTTAGCCGGCCAAATCTCGCTAAGACGTTACGACACTGTTTAA
- a CDS encoding nucleoside monophosphate kinase, whose protein sequence is MKYLVIVSGPQGSGKTTQAEMVAKKFDMALFEAGKQLRAYVAAKKPGSDDIESAMEKGVLVPHHYLNRLFVNFTEENSARAGLVSDGFPRSLEQWGTVQEVIESSGMKVIGVFVNLRQETALERIRKRTETLNGQVVHRADDTEEALKQRFATYHAETIPVLEFIREHHRLLEVDGSGSVEQVSEDIIEQLEPLLNGS, encoded by the coding sequence ATGAAATATTTGGTTATTGTCAGCGGTCCGCAAGGCTCAGGCAAAACTACCCAGGCTGAGATGGTGGCGAAAAAATTCGACATGGCCTTATTTGAGGCTGGGAAGCAACTGCGTGCGTATGTCGCCGCCAAAAAGCCGGGATCGGATGATATTGAGTCTGCCATGGAAAAAGGAGTACTTGTACCGCACCACTACTTGAACAGGCTCTTCGTTAACTTTACCGAAGAAAATAGCGCTCGGGCCGGACTTGTTTCTGATGGCTTCCCTCGTTCATTGGAACAATGGGGTACTGTCCAGGAAGTGATTGAGTCGTCGGGCATGAAGGTTATTGGAGTTTTCGTCAATCTTCGTCAGGAAACGGCGTTGGAGCGTATAAGAAAACGAACCGAAACCCTAAACGGGCAGGTCGTGCACCGCGCCGATGATACGGAGGAGGCATTAAAACAACGATTTGCCACCTACCACGCCGAAACAATACCGGTGCTTGAGTTCATACGAGAGCATCACCGACTGCTTGAAGTTGACGGCTCAGGTTCTGTCGAGCAAGTAAGTGAGGATATAATAGAACAACTCGAGCCGTTACTTAATGGATCCTAA
- the rplM gene encoding 50S ribosomal protein L13: protein MTVSKPLTHTIDAEGKILGRLATEIAVLLRGKNKIGFTFNEDHGDKVIVKNASKIVLTGNKTEQKKYYRHSQYPGALREISYKEMKETHPERIIEHAVKNMLPNNRLRTRWMKRLVIEQGETNA from the coding sequence ATGACCGTATCTAAACCCCTAACCCACACTATTGATGCTGAAGGAAAGATATTGGGCCGTCTCGCTACCGAGATCGCTGTACTTCTACGCGGTAAAAATAAAATCGGTTTCACTTTCAATGAAGATCACGGCGATAAGGTTATTGTAAAAAACGCCAGTAAGATAGTTCTGACCGGTAATAAGACCGAGCAGAAAAAATATTACCGACATTCGCAGTACCCGGGAGCGTTACGTGAAATTTCTTACAAAGAGATGAAGGAAACTCACCCTGAACGAATAATTGAACATGCTGTAAAAAATATGTTGCCAAACAACCGTTTACGTACGCGCTGGATGAAGCGCCTAGTAATCGAACAAGGAGAAACTAATGCCTAA
- the rpsE gene encoding 30S ribosomal protein S5 has protein sequence MTRDETKEILEETTVSAPEPSFDHKVIAIDRISRTVAGGRRIRFRAMVVVGNLSGKVGVATAKANDVQGAIAKATNAAMKTVIVVPLTNDTIPHQVSYTFGTTAVLLKPAPKGHSIIAGGAVRPVLELAGVKNIVSKALGSSNTLNSAMATYHALKILKARNTFVTQRGKS, from the coding sequence ATGACACGAGACGAAACCAAAGAAATTCTGGAAGAAACCACTGTCAGCGCTCCCGAGCCGTCGTTTGACCATAAAGTAATTGCTATTGATCGCATATCGCGCACTGTTGCTGGTGGTCGCCGTATTCGCTTCCGAGCGATGGTGGTTGTTGGCAACCTTAGCGGCAAAGTAGGTGTTGCTACTGCCAAGGCCAATGACGTTCAGGGCGCTATCGCCAAAGCAACTAACGCTGCCATGAAAACGGTGATTGTTGTTCCGTTAACTAACGACACAATCCCACATCAGGTCAGTTACACATTCGGAACGACTGCGGTATTACTCAAACCAGCTCCGAAGGGGCACTCCATTATTGCCGGCGGCGCGGTTCGACCTGTTTTGGAATTGGCCGGTGTTAAAAATATCGTTAGTAAGGCTCTTGGTAGCAGCAACACCTTAAATAGCGCCATGGCCACGTATCATGCACTGAAAATTCTTAAAGCCCGCAATACGTTCGTCACACAAAGAGGAAAATCATGA
- the rpsK gene encoding 30S ribosomal protein S11 produces the protein MATKTQKSAPKSRKPVEKVEEIRLSIHASFNNTIITASSFRTGRVLGWASSGGSGFKGTKKGTPYAAGIAMKNLLDKIAPYEPQLAHVFVSGAGNGRDAALRAIVGTGLKTVEIKDVTPLPHNGCRPKKARRV, from the coding sequence ATGGCAACTAAAACCCAGAAATCAGCTCCAAAATCCCGTAAACCTGTTGAAAAAGTCGAAGAAATTCGTCTCTCAATTCACGCTTCATTTAATAACACAATTATTACCGCCAGTTCTTTTCGTACGGGTCGAGTTCTTGGTTGGGCTTCATCAGGAGGTTCGGGCTTCAAAGGGACAAAAAAAGGCACGCCGTATGCCGCTGGCATCGCGATGAAGAACCTACTTGATAAAATCGCCCCCTACGAGCCGCAATTAGCTCACGTCTTCGTCTCCGGCGCCGGAAATGGCCGCGACGCTGCCCTGCGAGCGATCGTTGGCACTGGTCTAAAGACCGTTGAGATCAAAGACGTCACCCCGTTACCACATAACGGTTGCCGTCCTAAGAAAGCCCGAAGGGTTTAA
- the infA gene encoding translation initiation factor IF-1, with protein sequence MEKEGVIAVDGQVDEALPNTQFRITLDNGQGVLGYVSGKIRKHRIKILPGDRVTVELSPYDLTKGRITRRLT encoded by the coding sequence ATGGAAAAAGAAGGTGTCATTGCCGTTGACGGACAGGTAGACGAAGCGCTACCAAATACCCAATTCCGCATTACGTTGGATAACGGTCAGGGTGTTTTAGGTTACGTTTCAGGAAAAATTAGAAAACACCGTATCAAAATCCTACCTGGAGACAGGGTAACGGTCGAACTCAGTCCTTACGATCTTACTAAGGGCAGAATTACGCGCCGTCTAACCTAG
- a CDS encoding LysM peptidoglycan-binding domain-containing protein, whose amino-acid sequence MSASPLTLFVVLIVFGFLSGSTLYFYNKSGSSKSKNSAEPTFQADSLPQEQSSGPDKIDGLTAPAEPKGRLSYPSNVYKVQPKESLFAIGEKMGVSWLIVKAANGLKDENLIQADYPLAIPKLSRETDYYRVNFTLNEEKASELNRELRDKDSSEWYDPVAVVKKNAVPYFNIDENDQMKLMEADYSRGTALVEAKGEGKLNYIGLVQPKTKGQKGLWVLLYVESRSE is encoded by the coding sequence ATGAGCGCCTCACCCTTAACCCTTTTCGTGGTTCTTATTGTGTTCGGTTTCTTGAGCGGTTCAACGTTATATTTCTACAATAAGAGTGGCTCGAGTAAAAGTAAGAATAGCGCCGAACCTACTTTCCAAGCCGATTCTCTCCCACAAGAACAGTCGAGCGGTCCGGACAAAATTGACGGTTTAACCGCTCCGGCTGAACCAAAAGGCCGGCTAAGCTACCCGTCAAACGTTTATAAAGTTCAGCCGAAAGAATCACTATTTGCGATTGGTGAGAAGATGGGCGTTTCGTGGCTCATTGTTAAAGCTGCAAACGGTTTAAAGGATGAGAACTTAATACAGGCTGATTATCCGCTCGCGATACCTAAATTGAGTCGCGAGACCGACTACTACCGGGTCAATTTCACGTTGAACGAAGAGAAGGCTTCCGAGCTTAATAGAGAGCTCCGTGACAAGGATTCGAGCGAGTGGTACGACCCAGTTGCAGTTGTGAAGAAGAACGCTGTGCCGTATTTTAATATTGACGAAAATGATCAAATGAAACTTATGGAGGCAGATTACTCGCGTGGCACGGCCTTAGTTGAAGCTAAGGGCGAGGGGAAACTCAACTATATCGGCCTAGTTCAACCTAAAACTAAAGGACAAAAAGGCCTGTGGGTGCTGCTCTATGTGGAAAGCAGGAGCGAATGA
- the rpsD gene encoding 30S ribosomal protein S4 yields MPIQKPQSRQKKISEYGSQLQEKQRLRNNYGLREKQFRRYFETATKQHGQTGRALLESLERRIDNVLFRAGFALSRAHARQLVGHRHFRLNGVRVDIPSISVKAGDVIEPHDKGLVQLRPETVELDWLDVDKKALKITVKSLPTETELPIEFDTQKVIEFYSR; encoded by the coding sequence ATGCCAATTCAAAAGCCACAATCCCGACAGAAGAAAATAAGCGAGTACGGCTCGCAGTTACAAGAGAAACAGCGTCTCCGTAACAATTACGGTCTACGAGAGAAACAGTTTCGCCGCTACTTCGAAACAGCCACAAAACAGCACGGTCAAACTGGCCGAGCATTGCTTGAATCATTGGAGCGTCGTATTGATAACGTCCTTTTCCGGGCTGGGTTTGCCCTCAGCAGAGCTCACGCTCGTCAACTTGTTGGACACCGCCACTTCAGACTAAACGGTGTACGCGTTGATATTCCTTCTATTTCCGTTAAAGCAGGTGATGTAATTGAGCCGCACGACAAGGGGTTGGTTCAGCTTAGGCCTGAAACTGTCGAACTTGACTGGTTGGACGTCGACAAAAAGGCGCTAAAAATTACCGTAAAATCCCTGCCGACAGAAACTGAGCTACCGATTGAGTTTGATACGCAGAAGGTAATTGAGTTTTACTCCAGGTAA
- the rpmJ gene encoding 50S ribosomal protein L36 → MKVHAGTKKRCSKCKTVRRRGVLYVICQNPRHKQRQG, encoded by the coding sequence ATGAAAGTTCATGCAGGTACAAAAAAACGTTGCTCAAAGTGTAAAACCGTCCGTCGACGGGGCGTACTTTATGTTATCTGCCAGAATCCACGTCATAAGCAGCGTCAAGGTTAA
- the map gene encoding type I methionyl aminopeptidase — MDPKKLAKQQQAGLVAYDFFEELNSFIKPGRNLLEIEVLANKRIKEAGFKPAFLGYKGYPATTCLSVNSAIVHGIPYDYELDDGDVVAVDIGINNDGMLVDTARTYGVGKITTTNQRLIDTTRIALEEAVKLCRPGHTTGDIGACVQGIVEKAGFAVIEELTGHGVGTTLQEAPTVPNYGRPGQGVALQAGMVIAVEPITAIRDVKVVILADGWTVAAKEDVVTAHFEHTILITEDEPVVLSAPVEKTSKK, encoded by the coding sequence ATGGATCCTAAGAAATTAGCTAAACAGCAACAAGCCGGCCTCGTCGCGTACGATTTTTTTGAAGAGCTAAATAGCTTTATCAAACCTGGACGAAATCTACTTGAAATTGAGGTTCTGGCAAACAAACGGATTAAAGAGGCGGGTTTCAAGCCCGCTTTCTTGGGCTACAAAGGCTACCCAGCGACAACCTGCCTATCGGTTAATTCAGCCATCGTTCATGGGATTCCGTATGACTACGAACTTGATGATGGTGATGTTGTAGCGGTTGATATCGGTATCAACAACGATGGCATGCTAGTCGATACGGCACGTACATACGGCGTCGGTAAGATCACTACCACCAACCAACGGCTTATCGACACTACGCGAATTGCGCTCGAGGAAGCGGTTAAACTATGCCGACCAGGTCATACTACAGGTGATATCGGCGCGTGCGTACAAGGAATTGTCGAGAAAGCGGGATTCGCTGTGATCGAAGAGCTGACCGGGCACGGCGTCGGCACCACGCTTCAAGAGGCGCCCACCGTACCCAACTACGGTCGTCCAGGACAGGGAGTAGCGCTCCAGGCCGGTATGGTAATTGCCGTCGAGCCTATCACAGCTATTCGCGACGTGAAGGTAGTTATTCTTGCCGACGGTTGGACTGTTGCCGCGAAAGAGGACGTGGTTACGGCTCATTTTGAGCATACCATTCTAATTACAGAGGATGAGCCCGTAGTTCTCAGCGCCCCCGTTGAAAAAACGAGCAAGAAATGA
- the rpsM gene encoding 30S ribosomal protein S13 codes for MPRIAGVNIPDNKRVEIGLGYVYGVGPSNGKTILEKAGIKANPKFSELNETEIDKIRTIVEKEYTVEGDLRQVVSQNVRRLKDINSYRGVRHRRNLPVHGQRTKTNARTKRGKRVTVGSGKRKAADKT; via the coding sequence ATGCCACGAATTGCCGGTGTGAATATTCCAGATAACAAACGAGTCGAGATTGGCTTAGGGTATGTCTACGGCGTCGGTCCCTCAAACGGCAAAACTATTCTCGAAAAAGCTGGCATCAAGGCCAATCCGAAGTTTTCTGAGCTCAACGAGACCGAGATTGATAAGATTCGTACCATTGTTGAAAAAGAATACACAGTTGAGGGCGATTTACGTCAGGTCGTGAGCCAAAATGTCAGGAGATTAAAAGATATTAACAGCTATCGCGGCGTTCGCCATCGACGTAATTTACCGGTACACGGACAGCGTACCAAAACAAACGCTCGTACGAAACGCGGCAAACGGGTTACTGTTGGTAGCGGAAAGCGTAAAGCCGCAGACAAGACTTAA
- the rpsH gene encoding 30S ribosomal protein S8, protein MFTDIVSDLITQIRNASATGKEVINVRSSKVVVSIAQQLKTLGFIQGFEQSGYMLTITLAEDTPVSHIKRLSKPGIRRYVRSAEIPTPHSGLGTVLLSTPKGVMTGNQAKKQKVGGELICEVW, encoded by the coding sequence ATGTTTACCGATATTGTTTCTGATTTAATTACACAAATCCGTAACGCCAGCGCTACCGGCAAGGAAGTTATCAATGTCCGTAGCTCTAAAGTTGTGGTGTCAATCGCCCAGCAGCTCAAAACGCTCGGTTTCATTCAGGGATTTGAGCAGTCAGGGTACATGCTGACAATTACCCTAGCTGAGGATACGCCAGTTTCTCATATCAAGCGTCTCAGTAAGCCAGGAATCCGTCGCTACGTTCGCTCCGCTGAAATTCCGACGCCACACAGCGGCTTAGGAACAGTTTTACTTTCAACGCCAAAAGGTGTGATGACCGGCAACCAAGCAAAAAAACAAAAGGTTGGCGGAGAATTAATCTGCGAGGTCTGGTAA
- a CDS encoding L17 family ribosomal protein yields MYRVVRALSDFQQTELRSQLTSLVLYEAVTTTSAKARNLVPFSNRFFNTIRNKDLGAKKVAHSTLLDKKAIAKVFEEILPRYKDSETTFVRSLKVANRKGDNAPQTMVALIAPLKVESPKAVEAKEAAKPKAAKPSKKTS; encoded by the coding sequence ATGTACCGGGTAGTTCGTGCCTTATCTGATTTTCAGCAGACCGAGCTACGGAGCCAGCTAACGTCATTGGTACTTTACGAAGCTGTCACAACCACAAGCGCTAAGGCGCGCAATTTAGTGCCGTTCTCAAATCGATTTTTTAACACCATTCGCAATAAAGATCTGGGAGCAAAAAAAGTGGCACACTCAACCCTACTTGATAAGAAAGCAATCGCTAAGGTTTTTGAAGAGATATTGCCTCGCTATAAAGACAGCGAAACAACGTTTGTGCGTAGTTTAAAAGTTGCTAACCGTAAGGGTGATAATGCGCCGCAGACGATGGTCGCGCTCATAGCTCCACTAAAAGTTGAGTCACCAAAAGCCGTCGAAGCTAAAGAGGCTGCGAAACCAAAGGCAGCTAAACCTAGTAAGAAGACATCATGA
- a CDS encoding DNA-directed RNA polymerase subunit alpha, giving the protein MSYQLPEVSLMQVKVQDTSGDTGTFVVEPLLPGFGLTVGNALRRVLLSSLPGAAITSIRIDGVNHEFTTIKGVRQDVVDLILNLKQVRLRVESDEPQVIILDAKGEKKTKAGDFKCPTGVEIINKDLPIAELISGGKLLLEATVEKGRGYVPTEMRKEEKLPIGVIAIDSAFSPVKRVNFNTENTRVGKMTNFDRLIIEIETDGSITPHQALEQSSAILVDHFSVLSGGESQAETEVSEEEVSEAEITEEPKAKKAVAKKLAKKVK; this is encoded by the coding sequence ATGTCTTACCAACTACCTGAAGTTTCATTAATGCAGGTCAAAGTCCAGGACACCAGCGGCGACACTGGTACTTTTGTCGTCGAACCACTTCTGCCAGGTTTTGGTTTGACTGTCGGTAACGCCTTGCGTCGCGTTTTGCTGTCATCTCTACCTGGTGCCGCGATCACATCTATCCGCATTGACGGCGTTAATCACGAATTTACGACCATCAAAGGCGTACGCCAAGACGTTGTCGATTTAATTCTTAACCTCAAACAAGTCCGTCTACGTGTCGAGTCAGATGAGCCGCAGGTCATAATTCTTGACGCTAAGGGCGAGAAGAAGACCAAAGCTGGTGATTTTAAATGTCCAACAGGTGTGGAAATTATTAACAAAGACCTACCGATTGCGGAACTAATTTCCGGTGGCAAGCTCTTACTCGAAGCAACCGTTGAGAAGGGCCGCGGTTACGTCCCAACCGAGATGCGCAAAGAAGAGAAGCTGCCAATTGGTGTTATCGCCATCGACTCTGCTTTCTCACCAGTCAAAAGGGTTAACTTCAACACTGAGAACACCCGTGTTGGTAAGATGACTAACTTTGACAGACTAATTATCGAGATTGAGACAGACGGTTCTATTACGCCACATCAGGCGCTGGAACAGTCTTCAGCAATTCTCGTTGACCACTTTTCCGTCCTCTCTGGCGGTGAGTCACAAGCTGAGACCGAGGTCTCTGAAGAAGAAGTTTCTGAGGCTGAGATAACCGAAGAGCCAAAAGCCAAAAAGGCAGTTGCCAAGAAACTTGCTAAAAAGGTTAAGTAA
- the rplE gene encoding 50S ribosomal protein L5 encodes MSLIDFKERYSKQRQDLTGILEVDNVNALPKLAKISVNVGTGRLRGNKDMLAYVEGALKQITGQKPAITKARKSIAGFKLREGEEVGMRVTLRGGKMYDFLNRLINVTLPRIREFRGFAASSFDAQGNLNIGLGDTSPFAELGHSALDKPFGMSITLNFRNSSREKSFKLLQTLGLPVKID; translated from the coding sequence ATGTCATTAATCGATTTCAAAGAGCGATATAGCAAACAACGTCAGGATCTTACTGGCATCCTTGAGGTGGATAACGTTAATGCTTTGCCGAAATTGGCGAAAATTAGCGTCAACGTCGGTACTGGCCGTCTTCGAGGTAATAAGGATATGTTAGCCTACGTTGAAGGCGCGTTGAAGCAAATTACCGGCCAAAAGCCAGCTATCACCAAAGCGCGCAAGTCGATTGCTGGTTTCAAACTGCGCGAAGGCGAAGAAGTTGGCATGAGAGTGACGCTGCGCGGCGGTAAGATGTACGATTTTCTGAATCGTCTGATCAACGTTACCTTGCCGAGAATCCGTGAGTTCCGTGGCTTTGCTGCTAGCAGCTTCGACGCTCAGGGCAATTTAAATATCGGCCTCGGCGATACGTCTCCTTTTGCCGAGCTCGGCCACAGCGCCCTCGATAAGCCGTTCGGTATGTCAATCACACTCAATTTTCGTAATTCTAGCCGCGAGAAGTCGTTCAAACTACTTCAAACCCTTGGCTTACCTGTAAAAATCGACTAA